From Candidatus Sphingomonas colombiensis, one genomic window encodes:
- a CDS encoding TonB-dependent hemoglobin/transferrin/lactoferrin family receptor — protein sequence MHARKLAGVCALSLATALFPEAAFAQDGDPLVIVDPRGTITITATRLPQKLDDVPATVSVITDRQIADQLVSNIKDLVRFEPGVSVRRAPSRFGAASGSTGRDGNSGFNIRGLEGNRVLIQVDGVRVPDGFDFGAQSAGRGDYVDVGLVKSVEILRGPASSLYGSDGLAGAVSFITSDPVDFLRDGREIAGLARVAYDSADRQFSETAILAARSGDWSAMAAYTRRDGHELANMGINEEPNSRRTAPNPQDTFSNAILGKIVWQPTDAHRVRLTYDHYDDHVRTTVLSGIAPVPTAATSVIGLTARDETKRDRVSLDWRYQGAGALASAQVAFWYQQAENRQFSAEDRNTAADRTRLNTFDNRVFGASAELRSDAVTGVFAHRFVYGGDISVTRQKGLRDGTVPTPPDVFPTRAFPVTDFTLAGGYVGDEISAADGAITLYPVLRFDHYSLNPHNDALLPNFRSAEQSGSRVSPKIGGVVKLGGGVSLFANYAQGFKSPSPTQVNQFFQNLAQGYTSIPNPDLRPETSETWEGGLRLSEGPVSAGVTGFTGRYRNFISQQIVGGAFTPANPAVFQFINLNRVRIEGVEGRVDMRAASGLSGRMAISYAKGVITEPDGSRLPLSTVDPLKLVMGVGYDAPDRRFGGQVVATHSAQKKLREASATDYRPGAFTILDATAYVRVGEALTLRAGLFNIFDTKYAWWSDVRGLAASSPVIDAYTQPGRNVSASLTARF from the coding sequence ATGCATGCCAGAAAGCTTGCGGGCGTCTGCGCGCTATCGCTCGCCACAGCGCTTTTTCCTGAAGCGGCATTCGCGCAGGATGGCGATCCGCTCGTCATCGTCGATCCACGCGGCACTATCACGATCACCGCGACCCGCCTGCCGCAGAAGCTCGACGACGTGCCCGCAACGGTCAGCGTCATCACAGACCGCCAGATCGCGGACCAGCTTGTCTCGAACATCAAGGATCTCGTCCGTTTCGAGCCCGGCGTCAGCGTGCGACGCGCGCCGTCGCGCTTCGGCGCTGCGAGCGGATCTACCGGGCGCGACGGCAATTCCGGCTTCAATATTCGCGGGCTGGAGGGCAATCGCGTGCTGATCCAGGTCGATGGCGTGCGCGTGCCGGATGGCTTCGATTTCGGCGCGCAATCGGCAGGGCGCGGCGATTATGTTGATGTCGGGCTGGTCAAATCGGTCGAGATTCTGCGCGGCCCAGCATCGTCGCTCTATGGCAGCGACGGGCTGGCGGGCGCGGTGAGTTTCATCACCAGCGATCCGGTGGATTTCCTGCGCGACGGCCGCGAGATCGCCGGGCTGGCGCGGGTCGCTTATGATTCCGCCGATCGCCAGTTTTCCGAAACCGCGATTCTTGCGGCGCGCAGCGGCGACTGGTCCGCGATGGCCGCCTATACGCGCCGGGACGGGCACGAACTCGCCAATATGGGCATCAACGAGGAGCCCAATTCGCGCCGCACTGCGCCCAATCCGCAGGACACTTTCTCCAACGCGATCCTCGGCAAGATCGTCTGGCAGCCAACCGACGCGCATCGCGTGCGGCTGACCTATGATCATTATGACGATCATGTCCGCACCACTGTGTTGAGCGGCATCGCACCGGTGCCGACCGCCGCCACCAGCGTGATCGGCCTCACCGCGCGCGACGAGACGAAACGCGATCGCGTAAGCCTGGACTGGCGCTACCAGGGCGCCGGCGCGCTCGCCTCGGCACAGGTCGCCTTCTGGTATCAGCAGGCGGAGAACCGCCAGTTCAGCGCGGAGGATCGCAATACCGCCGCCGACAGAACGCGCCTCAACACGTTCGACAATCGCGTATTCGGTGCCAGCGCGGAACTGCGCAGCGATGCTGTCACCGGCGTATTCGCCCATCGCTTCGTTTATGGCGGAGACATCAGCGTGACCCGGCAAAAGGGCCTGCGCGACGGCACGGTGCCAACTCCGCCCGATGTATTCCCGACGCGCGCTTTCCCGGTGACCGACTTCACACTCGCAGGCGGTTATGTGGGAGACGAGATTTCGGCGGCCGACGGGGCGATCACGCTCTATCCCGTGCTGCGCTTCGATCATTACAGTCTCAACCCGCACAATGACGCGCTGCTGCCCAATTTCCGCTCCGCGGAACAAAGCGGCTCACGCGTGTCGCCAAAAATCGGCGGCGTCGTGAAGCTGGGGGGCGGAGTTAGCCTGTTCGCCAATTACGCGCAGGGCTTCAAATCGCCGTCGCCGACACAGGTGAACCAGTTCTTCCAGAACCTCGCGCAGGGCTACACCTCGATCCCCAACCCCGATCTGCGCCCGGAGACGAGCGAGACGTGGGAGGGCGGATTGCGCCTGTCCGAGGGACCTGTCAGCGCCGGCGTTACCGGCTTCACCGGTCGCTACCGCAATTTCATCAGCCAGCAGATAGTCGGCGGAGCATTCACTCCGGCCAATCCGGCGGTGTTCCAGTTCATCAACCTTAATCGCGTGCGCATCGAGGGCGTCGAGGGGCGCGTCGACATGCGCGCGGCGAGCGGCCTCTCGGGCCGGATGGCGATCAGCTATGCCAAGGGCGTGATCACCGAACCAGATGGCTCGCGCTTGCCGCTGTCGACCGTCGATCCGCTCAAGCTGGTGATGGGCGTGGGATATGACGCACCCGATCGCCGCTTCGGCGGGCAGGTGGTGGCCACCCATTCGGCGCAGAAAAAACTGCGCGAGGCGAGCGCCACCGATTACCGTCCGGGCGCCTTCACCATCCTTGATGCGACCGCTTATGTCCGCGTCGGCGAGGCACTGACGTTGCGCGCCGGGCTCTTCAACATCTTCGATACCAAATATGCATGGTGGAGCGACGTGCGCGGGCTCGCCGCCAGTTCGCCGGTCATCGATGCCTACACCCAGCCGGGCCGCAACGTGAGCGCCTCGCTCACCGCCCGCTTCTGA